Proteins encoded within one genomic window of Streptomyces sp. NBC_01314:
- a CDS encoding urease accessory protein UreF, with amino-acid sequence MSRAALLLLADGRFPAGGHAHSGGVEAAVAHQAVHDTPGLEAFCRGRLHTTGLTTAGLAAAAAGGYDPLLLDDAADARTPAPALRAVARRLGRQMMRAARATFPSDALEHLAAARPQGAHQPVVLGLAARAAGLTPLDAAYAAAYENVGGPATAAVRLLSLDPLDASGLLARLGPETDDVAQAAADAAARAMTEGLDALPSASSPLLDITAEQHAAWTARLFAS; translated from the coding sequence ATGAGCCGCGCAGCCCTGCTCCTCCTGGCCGACGGCCGCTTCCCCGCCGGCGGGCACGCCCACTCCGGCGGCGTCGAGGCCGCCGTCGCCCACCAAGCCGTCCACGACACCCCCGGCCTGGAGGCGTTCTGCCGCGGGCGTCTGCACACCACCGGCCTGACCACGGCAGGACTCGCCGCCGCAGCCGCCGGCGGATACGACCCGCTGCTGCTCGACGACGCCGCCGACGCACGCACCCCCGCCCCCGCACTGCGCGCCGTCGCCCGCAGGCTCGGCCGGCAGATGATGCGCGCGGCCCGCGCCACCTTCCCCTCCGACGCACTCGAACACCTGGCCGCTGCACGTCCCCAGGGCGCCCACCAACCCGTCGTCCTGGGCCTCGCCGCCCGCGCCGCCGGGCTCACCCCGCTGGACGCCGCCTACGCCGCCGCTTATGAGAACGTCGGCGGCCCGGCCACCGCGGCGGTGCGCCTGCTGAGCCTCGACCCGCTCGATGCCTCCGGGCTGCTGGCCCGCCTCGGCCCCGAGACCGACGACGTCGCCCAAGCCGCAGCCGACGCCGCAGCCCGCGCCATGACCGAGGGCCTCGACGCCCTGCCGTCGGCCTCCTCACCCCTGCTGGACATCACCGCAGAGCAGCACGCCGCCTGGACCGCCCGTCTCTTCGCCTCCTGA
- a CDS encoding cellulosome protein has product MLAVPSASPAQAAGPEQLVIDLATDTGAFHGGASGSLYGIYGDGAPSRNLIEGMNLRTVSTKAQDGPQHPGADALEILPPFVDSGGKDVYIYMTDIYRGFPYQWPGANGPERLADFKEKIRKQVAQVRTTGDYQDHVVYVPFNEPEGNMFGSGAWSYNNVSWLNDPQYFFEAWKETYRLIKSLDPDARIAGPNTSLLFDQVKGFLQYAKANDVVPDVMTWHELSSPAAVRTSVAKYRRWEKEVGIDPLPINVNEYGHNYHLSVPGQVVQWVSAIEESKIDADLAYWNIDGNLNDSAVDANKGNGQWWLFNAYGQMSGHTVQVTAPHPNQQYTLQGVATLDADKKQSRAIFGGKSGDADIVFDNIDPKLFGTTVHATVQEIPWTGQVGDSAQPQRLADQEVTVGADGTVTLPMTGMNEMSAYQVILSPGGNGGEPAEPSVSWRKSYEAENATYTGGGYSKNGPEGTPSNVGKFATSGNYNVGGLRTGSDGVLAFDVDVPQDGAYDLSVFANSYNLDGRVKEQGPTNVFLRVDGKDPQELRLTLGYKWVVWGHTDTTVKLTAGKHRITLSAKDADLGVTKGDAIIDKIDLALRDEHVTQPAIYEAEYATLTGTRPGYSYPEASGPGAVPLPADASATFWVHSPTDGEATVSLDHLGGGRASLSLNGEELDVPRIGNGKPRTETVKMFLSAGINKITVTGTSRDLVLDRLRVSPSQGTLVPTVYQAEDGSASGAAKATEAYTFAAGGKSVTDIGNGTANALTIDVVAARSGRHAVTIRYSNAEQLPATHYNPDPIARHADISVNNGPAHRALFPTTFHFNSFRDLTVPLTLKKGTNRITFTAEELPDFDGDTYNQLDQRSPYAPVIDQIAVTPLTEK; this is encoded by the coding sequence ATGCTCGCCGTGCCCTCCGCGAGCCCGGCACAGGCGGCCGGTCCGGAACAGCTCGTCATCGACCTGGCCACCGACACCGGTGCCTTCCACGGCGGGGCGAGCGGCTCGCTGTACGGGATCTACGGCGACGGGGCGCCCAGCCGCAACCTCATCGAGGGCATGAACCTGCGCACGGTGTCCACCAAGGCGCAGGACGGTCCGCAGCACCCGGGTGCGGACGCCCTGGAGATCCTGCCCCCGTTCGTGGACTCCGGCGGCAAGGACGTCTACATCTACATGACCGACATCTACCGCGGGTTCCCGTACCAGTGGCCGGGCGCCAACGGCCCCGAGCGGCTCGCGGACTTCAAGGAGAAGATCAGGAAGCAGGTCGCCCAGGTCAGGACGACAGGCGACTACCAGGACCACGTCGTCTACGTCCCCTTCAACGAACCCGAGGGGAACATGTTCGGCTCGGGCGCGTGGAGCTACAACAACGTCTCCTGGCTGAACGATCCGCAGTACTTCTTCGAGGCGTGGAAGGAGACCTACCGCCTCATCAAGAGCCTGGACCCGGACGCGCGGATCGCGGGCCCGAACACCTCCCTCCTCTTCGACCAGGTCAAGGGCTTCCTGCAGTACGCCAAGGCCAACGACGTCGTCCCGGACGTGATGACCTGGCACGAGCTGTCCAGCCCCGCCGCGGTCCGCACCAGCGTCGCGAAGTACCGGCGGTGGGAGAAGGAGGTCGGTATCGACCCGCTGCCGATCAATGTCAACGAGTACGGCCACAACTACCACTTGTCCGTGCCCGGCCAGGTCGTCCAGTGGGTCTCCGCCATCGAGGAGTCGAAGATCGACGCCGACCTGGCGTACTGGAACATCGACGGCAACCTCAACGACTCGGCCGTCGACGCCAACAAGGGCAACGGCCAGTGGTGGCTGTTCAACGCCTACGGCCAGATGTCCGGACACACCGTCCAGGTGACCGCTCCCCATCCGAACCAGCAGTACACCCTCCAGGGCGTGGCCACGCTGGACGCCGACAAGAAGCAGTCCCGGGCGATCTTCGGCGGCAAGAGCGGCGACGCGGACATCGTCTTCGACAACATCGACCCGAAGCTGTTCGGGACGACGGTGCACGCCACCGTGCAGGAGATCCCGTGGACCGGGCAGGTCGGTGACTCGGCCCAGCCCCAGCGACTGGCGGACCAGGAGGTCACCGTCGGCGCGGACGGCACGGTGACCCTGCCGATGACCGGCATGAACGAGATGTCCGCCTACCAGGTCATCCTCTCCCCCGGCGGAAACGGCGGAGAGCCGGCCGAGCCCTCCGTCAGCTGGCGGAAGTCCTACGAGGCGGAGAACGCCACCTACACCGGCGGCGGCTACTCCAAGAACGGTCCCGAGGGCACACCCTCCAACGTCGGCAAGTTCGCGACAAGCGGCAACTACAACGTCGGCGGACTGCGCACCGGCTCCGACGGCGTGCTCGCCTTCGACGTGGACGTACCGCAGGACGGCGCCTACGACCTGAGCGTCTTCGCCAACTCCTACAACCTGGACGGCCGGGTTAAGGAACAGGGCCCCACCAACGTCTTCCTGCGCGTCGACGGCAAGGACCCGCAGGAGCTGCGCCTGACGCTCGGTTACAAGTGGGTGGTCTGGGGGCACACCGACACCACCGTGAAGCTGACCGCCGGCAAGCACAGGATCACGCTTTCCGCGAAGGACGCGGACCTGGGCGTCACCAAGGGCGACGCCATCATCGACAAGATCGACCTGGCCCTGCGCGACGAGCACGTCACCCAGCCGGCGATCTACGAGGCCGAGTACGCCACGCTCACCGGAACCCGGCCCGGCTACAGCTACCCCGAGGCCTCCGGGCCGGGCGCGGTGCCGCTGCCCGCGGACGCCTCCGCGACCTTCTGGGTCCACTCCCCCACCGACGGTGAGGCCACCGTCTCCCTCGACCACCTCGGCGGCGGCCGGGCAAGCCTGTCACTCAACGGCGAGGAACTCGACGTCCCCCGGATCGGAAACGGCAAGCCGCGCACGGAGACGGTCAAGATGTTCCTGTCCGCGGGCATCAACAAGATCACCGTCACCGGTACCTCCCGCGACCTGGTCCTCGACCGGCTGCGGGTGTCGCCCTCGCAGGGCACGCTGGTACCCACCGTCTACCAGGCGGAGGACGGCAGCGCCTCCGGGGCCGCCAAGGCCACCGAGGCGTACACCTTCGCCGCAGGCGGCAAGTCCGTCACCGACATCGGCAACGGGACCGCCAACGCCCTCACCATCGACGTGGTGGCCGCCAGATCCGGACGGCACGCGGTGACCATCCGCTACTCCAACGCCGAACAGCTCCCCGCCACCCACTACAACCCCGACCCGATCGCCCGCCACGCCGACATCTCGGTCAACAACGGCCCGGCCCACAGGGCCCTGTTCCCGACCACCTTCCACTTCAACAGCTTCCGGGACCTGACCGTCCCCCTCACCCTGAAGAAGGGCACGAACCGGATCACCTTCACGGCCGAGGAACTGCCCGACTTCGACGGCGACACCTACAACCAGCTCGACCAGCGATCCCCCTACGCCCCGGTGATCGACCAGATCGCCGTCACACCGCTGACGGAGAAGTAG
- a CDS encoding urease subunit alpha has translation MSNPQGQGRGQAPKPGKGRPKPSNELTRADYTALYGPTTRDRVRLADTDLTLEIEADWSGGPSYSGNEMIFGGGKVIRESMGMSHLARDGRNSKGDATAHRPVDTVITGALILDWWGVVKADIGIRDGRIAAIGKAYNPETMDPIPSHRFEMPNRTTVGNAVPVPVTPESFVVGPSTEVISGNGRILTAGGVDTHVHFICPEEIHEALASGVTTLIGGGTGPAEGSTATTVTPGAWHIRRLFEALDEFPVNIGLLGKGSTMNKHELNAQVDAGACGFKVHEDWGATPAVIDRALDVCEERGVQLALHADSLNESGFLESTRAAFTGDARDTDGKFTAKKARSIHIFHVEGAGGGHAPDMIELVKDPNVLPASTNPTRPLTINTVKEHVDMMIVCHHLNPEIPADMAFADSRIRPSTMAAEDLLHDMGAISMMSSDAQAMGRIGEMVMRTWQTAHVMKCRYGALKEDLEAAKVRTITDDTDHSFNDQQLQPNDNFRARRYVAKYTINPAITHGIAKYVGSVETGKLADLVLWEPKFFGVKPHMLLKGGQLAYAQVGDANASITTPQPYLPRPVWGSTSRSPGKNSVNFVADEQVALRLNGGTDSNNTYDGLGLGKKFEAIESTRSVEKKHMKLNDTVPDSLEVDHNSFEVTIGGATTSDARTELNGATVPRSYVTEVPLAQRYFLF, from the coding sequence ATGAGTAATCCGCAGGGACAAGGCCGTGGCCAGGCGCCGAAGCCTGGCAAGGGCCGACCGAAGCCGAGCAATGAGCTGACGCGGGCGGATTACACCGCGCTGTACGGGCCGACCACGCGGGACAGGGTCCGGCTCGCCGACACCGACCTCACGTTGGAGATCGAGGCCGACTGGAGCGGCGGCCCTTCGTACAGCGGCAATGAGATGATCTTCGGTGGCGGCAAGGTGATCCGCGAGTCGATGGGGATGTCGCACCTCGCCAGGGACGGGCGGAACAGCAAAGGCGACGCCACGGCCCACAGGCCCGTGGACACCGTCATCACAGGCGCGCTGATCCTCGACTGGTGGGGCGTGGTCAAGGCCGACATCGGCATCCGTGACGGCAGGATCGCCGCCATCGGCAAGGCGTACAACCCCGAGACGATGGATCCGATTCCGAGCCACAGGTTCGAGATGCCGAACCGTACGACTGTCGGCAACGCGGTGCCGGTTCCGGTGACGCCGGAGAGTTTCGTGGTCGGGCCGAGCACCGAGGTCATCTCCGGCAACGGGCGGATCCTCACCGCCGGTGGCGTGGACACCCACGTTCACTTCATCTGCCCCGAGGAGATCCACGAGGCCCTGGCCTCGGGCGTGACCACCCTCATCGGCGGCGGGACGGGACCGGCCGAGGGCAGTACGGCCACCACCGTGACACCGGGCGCGTGGCACATCAGGCGGCTCTTCGAGGCGCTGGATGAGTTCCCCGTCAACATCGGCCTGCTCGGCAAGGGCAGCACGATGAACAAGCACGAACTCAACGCACAGGTGGACGCCGGTGCCTGCGGCTTCAAGGTCCACGAGGACTGGGGCGCCACGCCCGCAGTGATCGACCGGGCCCTGGACGTCTGCGAAGAGCGCGGCGTCCAGCTCGCGCTGCACGCCGACTCACTGAACGAGTCGGGGTTCCTGGAGAGCACGCGGGCAGCCTTCACAGGCGACGCCAGGGACACAGATGGGAAGTTCACGGCGAAGAAGGCGCGCTCCATCCACATCTTTCATGTCGAGGGTGCCGGCGGCGGTCACGCGCCCGACATGATCGAGCTGGTCAAGGACCCGAACGTCCTGCCGGCCTCGACCAACCCGACGCGTCCGCTGACGATCAACACCGTCAAGGAGCACGTCGACATGATGATCGTGTGCCATCACCTCAACCCGGAGATTCCGGCAGACATGGCCTTCGCCGACTCCCGGATCCGGCCGTCCACCATGGCCGCGGAGGACCTCCTCCACGACATGGGCGCCATCTCGATGATGTCCTCCGACGCCCAGGCGATGGGCCGCATCGGCGAAATGGTCATGCGTACCTGGCAGACCGCGCACGTCATGAAGTGCCGCTACGGGGCGCTGAAGGAGGACCTCGAAGCCGCGAAGGTCCGCACGATCACCGACGACACGGACCACTCCTTCAACGACCAGCAGCTGCAGCCGAACGACAACTTCCGCGCGCGCCGGTACGTTGCCAAGTACACGATCAACCCGGCGATCACCCACGGCATCGCCAAATACGTCGGTTCCGTGGAGACCGGGAAGCTCGCCGACCTGGTGCTGTGGGAGCCGAAGTTCTTCGGCGTCAAACCGCACATGCTCCTCAAGGGCGGCCAGCTCGCCTACGCGCAGGTCGGCGACGCCAACGCGTCGATCACAACGCCGCAGCCCTACCTGCCGCGCCCGGTCTGGGGCTCCACCAGCCGCTCCCCGGGGAAGAACTCGGTGAACTTCGTGGCCGACGAGCAGGTGGCGCTCCGGCTGAACGGCGGGACCGACTCGAACAACACGTACGACGGTCTCGGGCTCGGCAAGAAGTTCGAAGCGATCGAGAGCACCCGGAGCGTCGAGAAGAAGCACATGAAGCTGAACGACACGGTGCCTGACAGCCTCGAAGTCGACCACAACAGCTTCGAGGTCACCATCGGCGGCGCGACCACGAGCGACGCCCGCACCGAACTCAACGGTGCCACCGTGCCGCGCTCTTACGTCACCGAAGTCCCTCTGGCACAGCGGTACTTCCTCTTCTGA
- the ureG gene encoding urease accessory protein UreG, translating to MHLDHSLPHEHTPSVSVARPDGSRRALRVGLGGPVGSGKTATVAALCRTLRDRWCIAVVTNDIYTREDAEYLRREAVLPPERITAVETGACPHTAIRDDISANLEAVEQLEATLDPLDLVLIESGGDNLTATFSKGLADFQIFVIDVASGDDIPRKGGPGITTADLLIINKTDLAPHVGADLDTMAGDAKRQRGDLPVIFTSLTCDNGIREVADWVTGHLTQWRAGATV from the coding sequence ATGCACCTCGACCACTCTCTGCCTCACGAGCACACCCCCAGCGTCTCGGTGGCCCGACCCGACGGCAGCCGCCGTGCCCTGCGCGTCGGCCTGGGCGGCCCCGTCGGCTCGGGCAAGACCGCGACCGTCGCCGCGCTGTGCCGCACCCTGCGCGACCGCTGGTGCATCGCCGTTGTCACCAACGACATCTACACCCGCGAGGACGCCGAGTACCTGCGGCGCGAAGCCGTCCTGCCGCCCGAGCGCATCACCGCCGTCGAGACCGGCGCCTGCCCCCACACCGCGATCCGCGACGACATCTCCGCGAACCTGGAAGCCGTCGAGCAACTGGAAGCAACCCTCGACCCTCTCGACCTCGTACTCATCGAGTCGGGCGGCGACAACCTGACCGCCACCTTCTCCAAAGGCCTCGCCGACTTTCAGATCTTCGTCATCGACGTAGCCAGCGGCGACGACATCCCTCGCAAGGGCGGCCCCGGCATCACCACCGCCGATCTCCTCATCATCAACAAGACCGACCTCGCCCCGCACGTCGGCGCCGACCTTGACACCATGGCCGGCGACGCGAAACGACAGCGCGGCGACCTCCCCGTCATCTTCACCAGCCTCACCTGTGACAACGGCATCCGCGAAGTCGCCGACTGGGTCACCGGCCACCTCACCCAGTGGCGCGCCGGGGCAACCGTATGA
- a CDS encoding LacI family DNA-binding transcriptional regulator — protein sequence MNIGEIAKRAGVSRSTVSYALSGKRPVSEDTRQKVQRVIDELGYQPNASARALANGRTNTIGLVFPPAGNHYTGMQLDFIGSVTEAAAAYDYDVLLSPSGVDSDRSFQRLLGERRVDGAILMEIRLRDDRLDHLTAVNFPSVAIGRTAHPEGSWWVGLDHTALAAACVHHLADLGHRRVAFVNRPEQLLRAGYESAHRGLEGFTKAAAERGLTVRTYCCEDDAASGLACLERILHDDPATTALVTLNEAALGGLYRGLVQAGRHVPRDFSVTGVVASRWAETVTPQLTAADVPAEQMGRLAVELLVERLDHPDAPARNHLLAPPISLRASTGPTGTTPADPAASTHP from the coding sequence GTGAACATCGGCGAGATCGCCAAGCGGGCCGGTGTTTCGCGGAGCACCGTGTCGTATGCCCTGAGCGGGAAGCGACCGGTGTCCGAGGACACCCGGCAGAAGGTCCAGCGGGTCATCGACGAGCTGGGTTACCAGCCCAATGCCAGTGCGCGGGCGCTGGCCAACGGCCGGACCAACACCATCGGTCTGGTCTTCCCCCCGGCCGGGAACCACTACACCGGCATGCAGCTGGACTTCATCGGCAGCGTCACCGAGGCCGCCGCGGCCTACGACTACGACGTACTGCTTTCTCCGAGCGGTGTGGACAGCGACCGCTCGTTCCAGCGGCTGCTGGGCGAGCGGCGGGTCGACGGCGCGATCCTGATGGAGATCCGACTGCGGGACGACCGCCTCGACCACCTCACCGCGGTGAATTTCCCCTCCGTCGCCATCGGCCGCACCGCCCACCCGGAGGGCAGCTGGTGGGTGGGCCTGGACCACACGGCCCTGGCGGCGGCCTGTGTGCACCACCTGGCGGACCTGGGCCACCGTCGGGTGGCCTTCGTCAACCGGCCCGAGCAGCTCCTACGGGCGGGGTACGAGTCCGCCCACCGGGGCCTCGAGGGGTTCACCAAGGCCGCGGCGGAACGCGGGCTGACCGTCCGGACGTACTGCTGCGAGGACGACGCCGCCTCGGGCCTCGCCTGCCTGGAACGGATCCTGCACGACGACCCCGCCACCACGGCCCTGGTCACCTTGAACGAGGCCGCGCTCGGCGGCCTCTACCGGGGGCTGGTCCAGGCCGGCCGCCATGTGCCGCGCGACTTCTCCGTCACCGGAGTGGTGGCCAGCAGATGGGCGGAGACGGTGACCCCGCAGCTCACCGCGGCGGACGTACCGGCGGAGCAGATGGGCCGCCTCGCCGTCGAGCTGCTCGTGGAGCGGCTCGACCACCCCGACGCACCGGCCCGGAATCACCTGCTCGCGCCGCCGATCTCGTTGCGAGCGAGCACCGGACCCACCGGCACCACTCCAGCCGACCCCGCTGCCTCCACGCACCCCTGA
- a CDS encoding urease subunit beta produces the protein MPEATEEPEVYPGKIEHPQPPRKPGSPVDCDDSGNSSVSCDEDDDTVSRYDAICFNVHLDGETQGVNLQTDATTLPGPGRTKIKVKNESDRPIQVGSHYHFAEVNPGLKVVSVEVPAGQTVPQDRSLWNCDAARGRRLNIAAGTSVRFEPGDECCVELVQIQGDVTAGGSNTSDLTKIQGLREGIIR, from the coding sequence ATCCCGGAGGCCACGGAGGAACCCGAGGTCTACCCGGGCAAGATCGAGCACCCCCAGCCGCCCCGCAAGCCAGGCTCCCCGGTCGACTGCGACGACAGCGGCAACTCGTCCGTCAGCTGCGACGAGGACGACGACACAGTCTCCCGGTACGACGCGATCTGCTTCAACGTGCACCTCGACGGGGAGACGCAGGGCGTCAACCTGCAGACGGACGCCACCACCTTGCCGGGGCCGGGCAGGACGAAGATCAAGGTGAAGAACGAGTCGGACCGTCCTATTCAGGTCGGCTCCCACTATCACTTCGCCGAGGTCAACCCGGGGCTGAAGGTCGTCAGCGTCGAGGTCCCCGCCGGGCAGACAGTCCCCCAAGACCGCAGCCTCTGGAACTGCGACGCGGCGAGGGGCCGGCGGCTCAACATCGCCGCGGGCACGTCCGTACGTTTCGAACCGGGCGACGAGTGCTGCGTGGAACTGGTGCAGATCCAGGGTGATGTCACGGCCGGCGGCAGCAACACCAGCGACCTCACCAAGATCCAGGGGCTGCGCGAAGGGATCATCCGATGA